The following is a genomic window from Bacillus sp. V2I10.
CTCCAATGATTCCCCCAAGTAATGCACCGAGGTAAGTAATCATAGTAAATTCCCTTCTCGAAATTCCGAGAACCATTTCTTCAAGTCTGGATACAGAAAAAGATTGAACCTGCTCTCTGACAATCTCTTGAAGGTGCATCTGTCCAAGAATCTTTTCCATATTGTTTTGTAAGTATTCAACTGCCAATTTCACCATTCTTGGAATAAAGTCATGTGTGATCGAATCGGCATAAGTGAGTAAATAGTGGGAAACAGGAACATTCAGCCTGTCTTTGATCGCGATTTCCTTCAGAATTGCCTGCTTTGTCAGAGTCAGTATCTCATCAAGACTGAATTTTTCTTCAAAGTTTTTCAGTTTAAGGTCTTTCATTCTCTTCCACTCTTTTTCAAGTATGGAAGTAAGCAATCTTTTTGTTTCACCGTTTCGAAGGAATTTCAGCACTTCTGGCTGCACCTTATCAAATACGCTCGTATTTCCTAAAAACATTTGAAGCATTCCCCCGAGCATGCCTCTTTCTGCAAGAAAGTCATCAATCATGCTTCTCATGCGCTGCTTTCCTTCTTCGCTCTGAACATAGTCGATGCCCTTCTGAACAATAAATTCTGAAACTGCAGGGAGTGATTGCTCTATTTTTTCGTTCAGGTGTGCAGGTAATGCTTCTTTAACAGTAAGCCCCCGATATTGCTCAACCTTCCCTTTCAATTTATAGTCAATCATCTCACTGAGCTTTGTTTCAATTTTCCCATCCAAATCTGTGATGCCAATTTCAGCAGCATATGCTGTCACTGTTTTTTCACTGTTTATAAACCGTTTCGCTTCATTATTTACCCATGATGTCACCGTTTTATGAAAATCATCATTTGCGAGTTTTTTTCGAATGCCCTCTGGGGTAAGCAAATGCCCGACAACCATTTCCCCCATCTGAGCTGCAAGTTCTTCGCGCCGTTTTGGAATAAGTCCAGGTGTAAAAGGAATTCTCTTTCCAAATATATACTTCGCATTATGAGGTTTGAAGAGCATCTTAATGGCAAGGTGATTTGTCACTCCGCCAATTGCTGCTCCAATAGCTACCATAAACAAAATTAATGTCAATCCAGTCATATCCATCTGCCTTCCAAATCTCACCGATTCCCTGATTTATCATACTATGTTCATATCAGCGTCTGCCTATAAACTTATTATAGTGCTTGTTAGAACAGTGAGCAAATGAGGGTTTCGTTATGAATAGAGAAAAAATAGATGTATCACCCCATCTTACATCTCATGGCAGCAAAAGCATTCGAATCAGTCATTCTTTGAGAGAAAAACTAAGATTGCCATTTGCCTCAGGCTTCTCAAAAGTAGTGTGCGGAAGGAATAGTATTTTTGCAAAAATCGTATGTATGAATGAAGAACATTCACATGTTTCTGTTCATGAAGAGCTGCTTAAAGAGCTTTCGCTTCCTGTCCATCCATTTACGATAAGCATAAGATACGATTCAGAGAAAACCATGCTTGAGCTTGGGCCTGTTTTTGCGGTATTAACTGAAACCAATGCTTGTGAGAAGCCTGTATCCTTTGGAAGTATTGATTCCTTTTGCAGAGAACTCGCTTCATGCAGCTTTGAAAAGGGAATCTTCTTTTATGTTTTCTCCCTGTCTGATTTTCATAAAGAAAAGATGAGGGGCTACACACTCAGACAGAATGAATGGCAGGAATGTTCCGTTCCGCATCCAAGTGCTGTTCATAATCGCATTCATTCCCGCACCCTGGAAAAGTCACAGGACTTTTTAAACATGACAGCAGATTTCATACACCATAAAGTTCCCTATTTTAATGATCGATTTTTAAATAAATGGGAAGTTCATCAGATTTTATGTTCAAATTCCCACCTGACTCCCTTCCTGCCGAAAACAGAACTGATCACGTCAAAAACGGTTCTTAAATCTATGGTTCAACAGTACCCTGCTGTTTTCCTCAAACCTATTAACGGCAGCCAGGGAAAAAGGATTTACAGAATCTCTCATTCGGATGAAGGATTTGAACTTGATTATTCTACATTTTCAGGGCATTTGCTGCGGGATTATCTTTCTTTCGACGAGCTTTTTCAAAGTCTGCTTCCAAGAATAAAGAAGGAGGCTTTTATCGTACAAGAAGGAATCGACCTGCTGAATTATGAGAACAGGCCAATGGATTTTCGGATTTTGTGCCATAAAAGAAATTTCTCGCAGTGGAAAATCTCTTCTGCCGTAGCCCGGGTTTCAGCGGAAAATCAATTTGTAGCCAATTTAGCCCGCGGCGGCTCGCTGTACACAATTAAAGCTGCATTATCATCTTCGTTTGAATTGTCAGAAGCAGCTCATATTAGAAAGCTTTTAAATGAACTTTCACTTGAGATTGCGGAGGCATTGGGTATGTTTGCAGGCGGGCTTTTCGGCGAATTCGGAATTGATCTTGCCATTGATTCAGGAGGGCATCCCTGGATTATTGAAGTCAACACAAAGCCTTCCAAAAATGCAGAAGAGCGCAAATCCTTGGGAGCACGTCCATCAGCGCGCTCCATTATTGATTACTCTCTATTTCTGAGCGAATCTCATCAGGATGAAAGACATTAAGCTGAATACAAAAAATAGGCAGGAGGTGTTTTATGAATTCTTCTTACAACATAACCGTCACTTTCACTGCATCAAAAACATTAATTCTTCCGGCTTCCGCAAGGCATGAAACAAATCAAGATATTACGGCGGTTATCTTTGGAACTGCAGCATCCAGTTGTTTTGTCGAATTTCAGGAGCTGAATGGAGCAATTAGAATTTCAAAGGACTTAATGGATGATCTCCATCTTCCACTTGGAAAAACGCAATTGATTCTTCACCAGAACACTGTCTACCTTGGACCGCTGATAGGCATATTCACTGCTGGATTCACCGGCTCGATTCTGCGGCCAATAGGAAATCGCTCGTTATTTTTTGCAAAGTACTTAACAGCACAAAAATCAGCAGGATTGTTTGCTTATGTTTTTGGGGCACACCTCATTGATTGGGAAACTGGCATTGTCAATGGTTTTACATTTGATGATGATGGTTTTAGACAAGTGAAAATTCCGCTTCCGAACGTTGTATATGACCGTTTGCCGAACAGGGAGATAGAAGAACATCATGCCTTGAAAATGGTCAAAAAGCGTCTTAGAACAGAGTATGGAATTCCATGGTTTAATCCTGGTTTTTTTGATAAATGGACCATTCACCAGCTCCTGCTACCCCACTCTGAGACAGCCTTGTATTTGCCGGAAACTAAGCTTGCTCCCTCTAAAGAGGCAATAGAAGAAATGCTCAACCGTCATAAAAGCGTGTATTTAAAGCCGCGCAACGGCAGTCTTGGACTAGGTGTATTTCAATTAATATATTCTCCCGATGAGCAGACTTACTACTGCAGATACCGTTCAGAACAGGAAGATAACATTCTGCGCAAATACAGATCGCTTGATCAATTTTTCATGTATTCATTTGGAAGCAGGAAGATGGATGATTACCTCCTTCAAGAGCGGATAAAACTAATCCGGGTTGATCAGCAGCAGATTGACTTTCGTGTTCATACGAATAAGGATTCAAAAGGCCGCTTTCATGTTACAGCCATTGCCGCCAAAATGGCAGGTAAAGGCAGTGTTACTACTCATCTAGATAATGGCGGCATGATCAAAACCCTTGAAGAGCTATTTGAACAGGAAGATGAACGCAATCAGGCTTTTCGTTCCCTCACTCTTGCAGCTCTCGTCCTAAGCGAGAAGATTGACCAAAGCATTGATGGTTTTATTGGTGAGATTGGCTTTGATTTGGGCATTGACGCCTGCAAAAATGTGTGGCTGTTTGAGGCAAATTCAAAACCGGGAAGATCCATCTTTTCTCATCCTGCATTAAAAGAAGAAGATTTGCATTCGAGAAAGCTGTCTCTTCAGTACGCTCTGTATTTGACGAAAATAGCGATTGAAGAACCAGAGGTCCTCTACGAATGAGCCTGCTTCTCTGCAGACCAATCGTCGGCATCCTTACGGGTGAAGGAGGACAGGGGAAAATCTTTCATGGGGATGGTGCGTACTTTAAAAGTCTTCAGCGTAAATTGAAAGCAATTGGAGGCTTTTGCTATGTTTTTACTTTAAGCGGCGTGAGAAATCGCCATGTTGAAGGATTTGCCTTCAGTATGAAAAAACAGCAATGGGCAAAAATTGCATGTCCGTACCCGGATGTCATCTACAATCGGATCGCTTCCCGGGATGAAGAAAGCAGAGAGCACTTTCAGTTATTTAAAGAACAAATGATTTCAGCACAAATCCCCTTTTTTAATCCTTTCTTTTTTGATAAGTGGAAGGTGCACCAAGTCCTGTCCAAATCTTTGCATGCCTATCTTCCCTATACAGAAAAAGTTCATTCAGCAGTGGAAATCAAATCTTTTCTCTCTTCCCGTTCATGTGCGTATTTGAAGCCATTGAGGAGCAGTCAGGGCCAGGGAATCTGCCGGATACGATCTGCAGGACATGATTATGAGGTAACATCGGTTGATGGCACATGTGAATTCTTCGATAAGCAGGTTTTTGCAGCAAAAAAATTCCCTTTTTATGAAGGCTATCTCATACAAGAAGAAATAGCCGCAAATACGTTTCATCACAAAAAATATGACCTTCGGGTACTTGCACTTCTATCTGGAAATGATTTTCTCATCTGCGGAATTGGCGTACGTTTAGCTGCAAATAATCAGTCACTTACCACACATGTTCAAAATGGCGGGTCGATTTTATCATTTGAATCTGTTTCAGACAGAGTCAGCATGGAGGAGCTTCAGTTAATTGTAAAAATTGCCGGCAGGGAGTTAGTTTCCCATTTTGGGCAGGTCGGCGAATTTTCAATGGATATTGGAGTAACGGAAAAAGGCCCGGTCATTTACGAAGTGAACAGCAAGCCCATGAGCTTTGATGAGTTCCATATTCAAACACACCGCATCGAGAAGCTTTCAGATTTATTTCTTCAGCTATCTTCAGGAACATCTTCACTTCGTTCTCAACTTCCTTTAAGATGAAAGTATAAGGAGCGATGAATGAGATGATTACACATTTTCAATGGAAGCCTTTATTCAAACAAACAAATTTGCCTGGCTGGCGGGTCTCTTTTTACTTTAAAGGAATTCACTACGATGCGGTTTACCATAAAAATGGCGAAATCGAATGGGGAACTTCCACTCCTGCATTAGATGATGAAGAACAAATTCGTTCGCATATTCACGAGTTAATGCTGTTTCATGTTTATGATGGTTAATTTCCACCCTTCCTCCGCAAAATAAAAACATACATCGAAGGAGGGGTCATCATGAAAAACAAGGAAACGCATGAACAAAAAGATATGGAGTATGAGGGCAGAGATCAAGCATTTCTGGATATAGACCGAATGATCAATGAAGGATTATCAGGCGGTTCTGTGCATATGCGGGATATGTACACGAA
Proteins encoded in this region:
- a CDS encoding YheC/YheD family protein; this encodes MNREKIDVSPHLTSHGSKSIRISHSLREKLRLPFASGFSKVVCGRNSIFAKIVCMNEEHSHVSVHEELLKELSLPVHPFTISIRYDSEKTMLELGPVFAVLTETNACEKPVSFGSIDSFCRELASCSFEKGIFFYVFSLSDFHKEKMRGYTLRQNEWQECSVPHPSAVHNRIHSRTLEKSQDFLNMTADFIHHKVPYFNDRFLNKWEVHQILCSNSHLTPFLPKTELITSKTVLKSMVQQYPAVFLKPINGSQGKRIYRISHSDEGFELDYSTFSGHLLRDYLSFDELFQSLLPRIKKEAFIVQEGIDLLNYENRPMDFRILCHKRNFSQWKISSAVARVSAENQFVANLARGGSLYTIKAALSSSFELSEAAHIRKLLNELSLEIAEALGMFAGGLFGEFGIDLAIDSGGHPWIIEVNTKPSKNAEERKSLGARPSARSIIDYSLFLSESHQDERH
- a CDS encoding YheC/YheD family protein, whose amino-acid sequence is MNSSYNITVTFTASKTLILPASARHETNQDITAVIFGTAASSCFVEFQELNGAIRISKDLMDDLHLPLGKTQLILHQNTVYLGPLIGIFTAGFTGSILRPIGNRSLFFAKYLTAQKSAGLFAYVFGAHLIDWETGIVNGFTFDDDGFRQVKIPLPNVVYDRLPNREIEEHHALKMVKKRLRTEYGIPWFNPGFFDKWTIHQLLLPHSETALYLPETKLAPSKEAIEEMLNRHKSVYLKPRNGSLGLGVFQLIYSPDEQTYYCRYRSEQEDNILRKYRSLDQFFMYSFGSRKMDDYLLQERIKLIRVDQQQIDFRVHTNKDSKGRFHVTAIAAKMAGKGSVTTHLDNGGMIKTLEELFEQEDERNQAFRSLTLAALVLSEKIDQSIDGFIGEIGFDLGIDACKNVWLFEANSKPGRSIFSHPALKEEDLHSRKLSLQYALYLTKIAIEEPEVLYE
- a CDS encoding YheC/YheD family protein → MSLLLCRPIVGILTGEGGQGKIFHGDGAYFKSLQRKLKAIGGFCYVFTLSGVRNRHVEGFAFSMKKQQWAKIACPYPDVIYNRIASRDEESREHFQLFKEQMISAQIPFFNPFFFDKWKVHQVLSKSLHAYLPYTEKVHSAVEIKSFLSSRSCAYLKPLRSSQGQGICRIRSAGHDYEVTSVDGTCEFFDKQVFAAKKFPFYEGYLIQEEIAANTFHHKKYDLRVLALLSGNDFLICGIGVRLAANNQSLTTHVQNGGSILSFESVSDRVSMEELQLIVKIAGRELVSHFGQVGEFSMDIGVTEKGPVIYEVNSKPMSFDEFHIQTHRIEKLSDLFLQLSSGTSSLRSQLPLR
- a CDS encoding DUF445 domain-containing protein, which codes for MTGLTLILFMVAIGAAIGGVTNHLAIKMLFKPHNAKYIFGKRIPFTPGLIPKRREELAAQMGEMVVGHLLTPEGIRKKLANDDFHKTVTSWVNNEAKRFINSEKTVTAYAAEIGITDLDGKIETKLSEMIDYKLKGKVEQYRGLTVKEALPAHLNEKIEQSLPAVSEFIVQKGIDYVQSEEGKQRMRSMIDDFLAERGMLGGMLQMFLGNTSVFDKVQPEVLKFLRNGETKRLLTSILEKEWKRMKDLKLKNFEEKFSLDEILTLTKQAILKEIAIKDRLNVPVSHYLLTYADSITHDFIPRMVKLAVEYLQNNMEKILGQMHLQEIVREQVQSFSVSRLEEMVLGISRREFTMITYLGALLGGIIGGFQAIVVMLIG
- a CDS encoding YheE family protein, translated to MITHFQWKPLFKQTNLPGWRVSFYFKGIHYDAVYHKNGEIEWGTSTPALDDEEQIRSHIHELMLFHVYDG